The Trichoderma atroviride chromosome 5, complete sequence genome contains a region encoding:
- a CDS encoding uncharacterized protein (EggNog:ENOG41~TransMembrane:7 (o33-52i59-79o91-114i135-152o172-196i217-235o250-270i)), with amino-acid sequence MDTNTQLQAGALIVRETSSSLQEFKLYHYNPTIGGAVVFVVLFLGSTGFHTYQSFRTRCWFVIPFIIGGIFEFIGYAARCASGKESPNWTLGPYIIQSLLLLVAPALFAATIYMELGRIISLVDGESHCLIRKTWLTKIFVSGDLLSFLLQGGGGGYQSSGTASALETGAHIIIAGLFVQLAFFGFFILVAVKFHLSIRRVPTIRLPNELSWEKHMNALYIASVLIMVRSIFRLVEYLQGFNGYLLYHEAYLYIFDALLMFLVMVLLNVVHPSELAASMKYKTATDHEFNLRVFPERHQRLGPDMS; translated from the exons ATGGATACCAACACTCAACTCCAAGCAGGCGCTTTGATCGTCAGAGAGACAAGCTCCAGTCTGCAAGAGTTCAAGCTCTATCACTACAATCCTACTATCGGCGGGGCTGTCGTTTTTGTCGTGCTTTTCTTGGGTTCAACCGGCTTCCATACGTACCAATCATTTCGGACTCGGTGTTGGTTCGTCATTCCCTTTATAATTGGTGGTATTT TTGAGTTTATTGGCTATGCTGCCCGTTGTGCATCCGGCAAAGAATCACCAAACTGGACTCTAGGGCCGTACATCATCCAGTCTCTACTCCTTCTCGTTGCACCTGCTCTCTTTGCCGCGACAATCTATATGGAGCTAGGGAGAATCATCTCTCTTGTGGATGGCGAGTCTCATTGCCTTATTCGAAAAACATGGTTGACCAAAATCTTTGTTTCCGGAGaccttctttcctttcttcttcaaggcgGCG GTGGCGGTTATCAGTCATCAGGTACTGCTTCTGCTCTAGAGACCGGAGCAcacatcatcattgccggGCTCTTTGTTCAGCTTGCCTTCTTCGGGTTCTTCATTTTGGTCGCTGTCAAATTCCACCTATCCATTAGACGCGTGCCTACGATCCGTCTACCCAACGAGCTCTCATGGGAGAAACACATGAACGCCCTCTATATCGCTAGTGTCCTCATTATGGTGAGATCTATTTTCAGGCTGGTAGAGTATCTCCAGGGCTTCAACGGGTATCTGCTTTACCACGAAGCATATTTGTACATTTTCGACGCGCTGCTCATGTTCTTGGTCATGGTTTTGTTGAATGTGGTGCATCCGAGTGAATTGGCAGCATCAATGAAGTACAAAACCGCGACGGATCATGAATTCAATTTAAGAGTGTTTCCCGAACGCCATCAAAGACTTGGGCCAGACATGAGTTAG
- a CDS encoding uncharacterized protein (EggNog:ENOG41~TransMembrane:7 (o27-47i54-73o85-113i125-150o162-184i220-241o253-273i)), which translates to MAFENYKPSLDDPNAWVPYRYYPSVPAAATFIALYSIVTIAHIAIIVTRRTRSFTPFIIGGLFELVGYIGRAISAGDIWALGPYIVQSILLLVAPALFAASIYIILGQIMVFVDGGEFSLVPRRWLTKLFVAGDVVSFLLQMAGGGIQAVGTLELLNLGERIIIAGLFAQIVFFGLFIVVAITFQIRFTRYTTGISATAASIPHQGALSPRLAKWKKHMYTLYAGSVLIMIRSIFRVVEYLMGNNGFLLRHEYFIYIFDAALMFLVMVLFLCVHPSQLRSSLSSEESFYNLDVGANDTLQQKRSSHHQSHRV; encoded by the exons ATGGCTTTCGAAAACTACAAACCTTCGCTTGACGATCCAAACGCCTGGGTGCCCTACCGATACTATCCCAGCGttcctgctgccgccacATTCATCGCTCTTTATTCCATCGTAACCATTGCCCAcattgccatcatcgtcacaCGTCGAACACGGTCATTCACGCCTTTCATAATCGGTGGTCTTT TTGAACTCGTCGGCTACATCGGACGGGCCATATCGGCTGGAGACATTTGGGCTCTGGGCCCATATATTGTTCAAAGCATCTTACTTCTTGTGGCGCCGGCTTTATTTGCTGCGTCGATCTATATAATACTCGGCCAAATTATGGTCTTTGTTGACGGAGGAGAATTCTCTCTGGTACCGAGGAGATGGCTGACAAAGCTATTTGTCGCTGGAGATGTCGTCTCGTTTCTTCTACAAATGGCCG GTGGCGGCATTCAAGCAGTTGGCACATTAGAACTCCTGAATCTCGGCGAGAGGATCATTATTGCTGGACTTTTTGCACAAATTGTCTTTTTTGGACTTTTCATCGTCGTTGCTATAACCTTTCAGATACGATTCACGCGATATACCACTGGAATCAGCGCTACCGCTGCTTCTATCCCACATCAAGGGGCATTGAGTCCGAGACTTGCCAAATGGAAGAAGCACATGTATACGTTGTATGCTGGCTCTGTGCTCATCATGATCCGGTCCATTTTCCGCGTCGTCGAGTACTTGATGGGTAATAACGGCTTCTTACTTCGTCACGAGTACTTTATTTACATTTTCGATGCTGCCCTAATGTTTCTCGTCATGGTTTTATTCCTTTGCGTCCATCCAAGTCAGCTTAGATCTTCACTCTCCTCCGAGGAATCATTCTATAATTTGGACGTTGGCGCGAACGACACCTTACAACAGAAGAGGTCGTCTCACCACCAAAGTCATCGAGTATAG
- a CDS encoding uncharacterized protein (EggNog:ENOG41~TransMembrane:2 (o32-54i255-275o)), whose protein sequence is MALLHHWTWSTSQSVADFPDVSRYWQTVFPQIAFEHVFVMHAILSLAALHQAYLDPKRRRQLTMEAIRYHNQALQGFQRGIASMNDGNSDALFACSSLNIIYVFAMYGQLYDDVELDMTPAARQSRILGAEWLPMVRGVEAILRPVYQRVRLGPFGSLLSLGNWDHLDPDSERVADDERFRRLGSIWADCGDREIYDKALFCVRKSLAYMKQFETMNPETAGTLAYNRRLSGPLVWIYITPEEYFLRLHQRQPHAMLLFAYFGVVLHSLNGYWFFERWGRNIVQVVDDLLGEYWKPWTEWPRQVVGLS, encoded by the coding sequence ATGGCTCTCCTGCACCACTGGACATGGTCGACGAGCCAGAGCGTGGCCGACTTCCCCGACGTGAGCCGCTACTGGCAGACCGTGTTTCCTCAGATTGCGTTTGAGCATGTCTTCGTCATGCACGCCATTCTCAGCCTGGCAGCGTTGCATCAGGCATATCTCGACCCAAAACGAAGACGGCAGCTGACAATGGAGGCCATACGGTATCACAACCAGGCACTGCAGGGCTTCCAGCGCGGCATTGCGAGCATGAATGATGGCAATAGCGATGCGCTGTTTGCGTGCTCCTCGTTGAACATCATTTACGTCTTCGCCATGTACGGCCAGCTTTACGACGATGTAGAGTTGGACATGACCCCGGCAGCCCGACAGTCACGAATCCTAGGCGCCGAGTGGCTTCCAATGGTCCGTGGAGTTGAGGCCATTCTGCGTCCCGTGTACCAGCGCGTCCGGCTCGGGCCATTCGGCTCGCTATTGAGCCTTGGAAATTGGGATCACCTGGATCCGGACTCTGAGCGTGTGGCCGATGATGAGCGCTTCCGCAGACTTGGCAGTATATGGGCAGATTGTGGCGACCGTGAAATCTATGACAAGGCGTTGTTTTGCGTCAGAAAATCGCTCGCATATATGAAGCAGTTTGAAACCATGAATCCTGAGACCGCGGGGACCTTGGCTTATAATAGGAGATTATCTGGGCCCCTTGTCTGGATATACATCACGCCCGAAGAATACTTTCTGCGCTTACACCAACGGCAACCACATGCGATGCTGCTCTTTGCCTATTTTGGTGTGGTACTCCATAGCTTGAATGGCTACTGGTTTTTTGAGAGATGGGGAAGGAACATCGTACAAGTAGTTGATGACTTATTAGGAGAGTACTGGAAACCGTGGACAGAATGGCCAAGACAGGTCGTAGGGCTGTCATAA
- a CDS encoding uncharacterized protein (EggNog:ENOG41) gives MDGVDECERQDRSDILHVLSSLATATLNTKIFLASRDSISLEIQKRFPTLHRLAMNCSSAHSDISTYVDGIVQEKLQSEELIVGDSRLIEDIKLALTEGADGMFLWVAFQVDELSLQHCDDDIRKAIHNLPKDLEETFDRAVGRIVSRGNENIAQRVFRWVAAAAEPLSLDQLKEVIFIEIGQQYSKAERQSNGIDHIGSWCENLVHIDEEFKTVQFAHRTIQQFFSKKPSTARHNQFYLDIEEADHYIGEICTTYLNFNDFKTTLAQRSRPLRPIPPVAIASTALRQQWKSVASTFEKFSLKPRGGSTAANAIESLANFQRDGTTEANGRLQIGHSFLRYASKHWICHTARFQKGRSKTWSLWWKMILEGNNLVELPWGEGSFSTSISLILEWSHKFHHYALIQLICLIGRLSTEERKRLMQDAVSQGNIILLDIVLEGEKPGYLIDRSYLAAAKGGHLDVVERLLAAGAGVNVRFAERTCRTALQSATIHGHLEVVERLLAAGARVETPADLYGQTALEVAAQGGHLDVVERLLAAGARVNSNADFYDETALQVAAEGGHLDVVERLLASGANVNAQPLHRRGRAALQAAAANGHLDVVERLLAAGARVNSNADYYDQTALQVAAEGGHLDVVERLLAAGAEVNAISAISADQTALQAAAKNGHLDVVSRLKQAGAK, from the exons ATGGATGGGGTAGACGAATGTGAAAGGCAGGATCGCAGTGATATTCTCCACGTCCTATCCTCACTTGCGACAGCCACATTGAATACGAAAATTTTCCTCGCCAGTCGCGATAGTATCTCCTTGGAGATACAAAAGAGATTCCCTACACTCCACCGCCTTGCTATGAACTGTTCCTCAGCTCACTCTGATATCTCTACATACGTCGACGGTATAGTGCAGGAAAAGCTTCAAAGCGAAGAGCTCATAGTCGGAGATTCGAGGCTTATCGAAGACATTAAACTGGCATTGACGGAAGGGGCAGATGGCAT GTTTCTCTGGGTTGCATTTCAAGTCGATGAGCTCAGTTTACAGCAttgcgacgacgacatccgAAAGGCCATTCATAACTTGCCCAAAGACTTGGAGGAGACGTTTGATCGGGCTGTCGGCCGGATAGTTTCTCGGGGGAACGAAAACATCGCACAGAGAGTGTTCCGGTGggttgctgcagcagcagagcctctATCGCTCGATCAGCTGAAGGAGGTCATCTTCATTGAGATTGGGCAGCAGTACTCAAAGGCAGAGCGACAATCCAACGGTATTGACCATATCGGTTCGTGGTGCGAAAATCTCGTCCATATCGATGAAGAGTTTAAAACTGTCCAATTCGCACATCGGACCATTCAACagttcttctccaagaagccTTCTACCGCTCGACATAACCAGTTCTATTTAGACATTGAGGAGGCCGATCACTATATTGGTGAGATATGCACCACATATCTCAACTTTAATGACTTCAAGACGACTCTAGCTCAACGATCCAGGCCATTACGACCTATTCCACCTGTGGCTATAGCAAGTACTGCCTTACGACAACAATGGAAGTCGGTCGCTTCCACCTTTGAGAAATTTAGTTTGAAGCCTCGGGGAGGCTCAACAGCCGCCAATGCCATTGAATCTCTAGCTAATTTCCAGCGAGATGGTACGACAGAGGCGAATGGCAGGCTACAAATAGGCCACTCCTTCTTAAGATATGCATCAAAGCACTGGATCTGCCATACGGCAAGATTTCAAAAAGGGAGATCCAAGACTTGGAGCCTATGGTGGAAAATGATACTTGAAGGGAATAACCTCGTTGAGCTTCCTTGGGGTGAAGGATCTTTCAGTACAAGTATCTCATTAATACTGGAGTGGAGCCATAAATTCCACCACTACGCTCTCATACAGCTTATTTGCCTTATTGGCAGGCTTTCAACTGAAGAGAGAAAGCGACTTATGCAGGATGCAGTGAGTCAAGGcaatattattttacttgATATCGTTCTCGAAGGCGAAAAGCCAGGCTATCTAATAGACCGGTCTTATCTGGCCGCTGCCAAAGGTGGCCATTTAGACGTCGTTGAAAGGCTcttggccgctggagctggagtaAATGTTAGATTTGCTGAACGGACTTGCCGAACTGCGCTACAATCCGCTACTATACATGGCCATCTAGAAGTTGTTGAAAGACTTTTGGCTGCTGGGGCTAGAGTTGAAACCCCTGCTGATTTATATGGCCAAACTGCTTTAGAGGTTGCTGCCCAAGGCGGCCATCTGGATGTTGTTGAAAggctcttggctgctggggcTAGAGTCAATTCGAACGCTGATTTCTATGATGAAACTGCTTTACAGGTCGCTGCTGAAGGGGGGCATCTGGATGTTGTTGAAAGGCTTTTGGCCTCTGGGGCCAATGTCAATGCTCAACCTCTTCATCGGAGGGGCCGAGCCGCATTacaagccgctgctgcaaaTGGCCATCTAGATGTTGTTGAAAGGCTcttggccgctggagctAGAGTCAATTCGAATGCTGATTATTACGATCAAACTGCTTTACAGGTCGCTGCTGAAGGGGGTCATCTGGATGTTGTTGAAAGGCTTttggccgctggagctgaagTAAATGCTATATCAGCCATATCGGCTGACCAAACTGCTTTgcaggctgctgccaagaaTGGCCATCTGGATGTCGTATCGCGATTGAAGCAGGCAGGTGCGAAATAG
- a CDS encoding uncharacterized protein (EggNog:ENOG41), with protein MAYMALEVIDYQRLLERDDNEIKRLVSICSNAGLFFLDLRGQESKSLLADLQPIIDAQRTFFGQKPEMKMPYASPLDGRGYDSFDEIFVQRLKLSREEQVQGCLALPKDLQAVEPKVSNVSSRIDAILRDISMLLCQNLDPPIATKVVDNPSSTGLSNLCLGISAAKAGTPVMGEHLDEDLLTLTFYDEPFLEVLDRQAQTWKVVDVLEHLPIVNVGDRFQSFSDGRLHAPLHRVKQTPNQIDLIMYDLDASIQQVC; from the exons ATGGCATACATGGCTCTAGAAGTTATCGACTATCAGCGCTTGCTGGAACGAGACGACAATGAGATCAAGAGGCTGGTCAGCATTTGTTCCAATGCAgggctcttctttttggacCTGAGAGGACAAGAGAGCAAATCCTTGCTGGCAGATCTGCAGCCCATTATTGATGCTCAGCGCACCTTCTTTGGGCAGAAGcccgagatgaagatgccgtaCGCGAGCCCTCTCGACGGACGAGG ATACGATAGCTTTGATGAGATTTTCGTGCAGAGACTCAAG TTATCGCGCGAGGAGCAGGTCCAGGGCTGTCTTGCCCTTCCCAAAGACCTGCAAGCGGTTGAGCCCAAAGTCAGCAATGTGTCCTCCAGAATCGATGCCATTCTCCGCGACATCTCCATGCTCTTATGCCAGAACTTGGACCCTCCTATTGCGACCAAAGTCGTGGACAATCCAAGCAGCACCGGCTTAAGCAACTTGTGTCTGGGTATATCGGCCGCAAAAGCTGGAACTCCAGTCATGGGTGAGCATTTGGATGAGGATCTCTTGACACTTACGTTTTACGATGAGCCGTTCTTGGAGGTGTTGGACAGACAGGCACAAACGTGGAAAGTTGTTGACGTGTTGGAGCATTTGCCGATTGTAAATGTCGGCGATAGATTCCAGAGTTTTTCTGATGGGCGACTGCATGCGCCTCTGCATCGGGTCAAGCAGACGCCGAATCAGATAGATCTCATCATGTATGATTTGGATGCAAGCATACAGCAGGTGTGCTGA
- a CDS encoding uncharacterized protein (EggNog:ENOG41), translated as MSFTKIIALSSLFIAFLLVRKWRTLFGRQAKSVIALDSNQKSRLEAKLAERVTLYKELYYKVQNLEDFPEILPAAKEMLLELLEDGFAMAKYNPPTRSILDLKEYDPAELDKFLEAERQEVSDGFESYVRRRSAGSPRELFNTQEDAVQWLKRLAPLNLIDGAWLCRVHKITTPFVLRDITKNAWQVFSEELGDGDVEKNHVLIYRDLLRKHGVDLPACDSIEFIREHHELNDEQVWRNSIGQLLISLFPNEFLPEILGLNLHFEALAPTGLRATKEFPEVGISAYYFALHVSIDNADSGHSGMAQANIVAFMDLMRKTGLMDCDQAWKRIQAGYLLSQSLDDSETPDVFEERLIQILHRKANLARKIHCTSRARIGGKSLSEWFSSPFSANEKGDEWKYGFLHALADSRPWVYRGNSSKSLLMKELSWTGRMFGAFTDSEVELMRTWIDSLQEKDARPGDAYWKTVGGHSLLENSFLPPRQDVAVTHPVFSPQDAFSSSASPDFVPLPALQVSQIRLDAILPLWFVHPCVLENIVASPYQTAETLTSKILQIIRAEMGYSPENTGMAGMDEQLRRGYRPDLIALGREMARRNSFPEPTCLGDIIGPLSEDSPAVIKFAHSLLNWSMRPQKNGAFLLGLARAFLDMEVWVAADESLLAKEGRNYLWQVIERKRVGFEACLEELGSDPAKSCEFVGGYEYGRAEIEKILA; from the coding sequence ATGTCTTTCACAAAGATAATCGCCCTTTCCTCACTTTTCATTGCCTTCCTCTTGGTTCGGAAATGGCGTACATTGTTCGGCCGTCAGGCCAAAAGCGTCATTGCCTTGGATTCAAATCAGAAATCAAGGCTCGAGGCCAAACTTGCAGAGCGAGTCACGCTGTACAAAGAGCTGTACTACAAAGTACAGAACCTCGAAGACTTTCCTGAGATTCTACcggcagcaaaagagatgCTTCTAGAACTTTTAGAAGACGGGTTTGCCATGGCGAAATACAACCCGCCAACCCGCAGTATTCTGGACCTCAAGGAGTACGACCCAGCAGAACTGGATAAGTTTCTCGAGGCCGAACGTCAAGAGGTCTCGGATGGATTCGAGTCATATGTCAGGCGAAGATCAGCCGGGTCCCCTCGAGAGCTATTCAATACTCAAGAGGACGCAGTCCAATGGCTGAAGCGTCTTGCCCCCTTGAATCTCATCGATGGAGCTTGGTTATGCCGTGTCCACAAAATCACGACACCATTTGTGCTCAGAGACATCACCAAGAATGCCTGGCAGGTGTTTTCCGAGGAACTAggcgatggagatgttgagaAAAACCACGTCTTGATTTATCGAGATTTGCTGAGAAAGCATGGCGTTGATCTTCCGGCTTGTGACTCAATCGAGTTCATCCGAGAACATCACGAACTCAATGATGAGCAAGTGTGGAGGAATTCAATTGGGCAACTACTCATTTCCCTCTTCCCCAACGAGTTTCTGCCAGAGATTCTGGGCCTAAACCTACACTTCGAAGCATTGGCACCTACTGGTTTGAGAGCAACCAAAGAGTTTCCAGAAGTTGGCATCTCGGCGTACTACTTTGCTCTGCACGTATCAATCGACAATGCTGATTCAGGACACTCGGGCATGGCACAGGCCAACATTGTCGCTTTCATGGATCTCATGCGCAAGACTGGCCTTATGGACTGCGACCAAGCATGGAAGCGCATCCAGGCTGGATATTTGCTCTCGCAAAGCCTCGACGACAGTGAGACGCCAGATGTGTTTGAAGAGAGACTGATCCAGATCCTCCACCGCAAGGCGAATCTCGCACGCAAAATCCACTGCACCAGTCGAGCCCGCATCGGTGGGAAAAGCCTATCAGAATGGTTCTCGTCGCCCTTTTCTGCTAATGAAAAAGGGGACGAGTGGAAATACGGCTTTCTGCATGCCTTGGCTGACTCGAGGCCATGGGTGTACAGAGGCAATAGCAGCAAGAGTCTGCTGATGAAAGAACTCTCCTGGACTGGTAGAATGTTTGGCGCATTCACCGATAGCGAGGTTGAACTCATGCGCACCTGGATCGATTCTCTCCAGGAAAAGGATGCTCGTCCAGGCGATGCTTACTGGAAGACGGTTGGAGGACACTCTCTTTTGGAAAACTCATTCCTGCCCCCACGGCAAGATGTGGCTGTTACGCATCCAGTATTTTCCCCTCAGGACGCATTCTCTTCCAGCGCCTCGCCCGACTTTGTTCCGTTGCCCGCTTTGCAGGTCTCTCAGATCAGACTTGATGCCATCCTTCCTCTATGGTTTGTGCATCCTTGCGTGTTGGAGAACATAGTAGCGTCGCCATATCAGACGGCCGAAACATTGACGTCCAAGATCCTCCAAATCATCCGTGCTGAGATGGGCTACAGCCCAGAAAACACGGGAATGGCGGGCATGGATGAGCAGTTGCGCCGTGGATACCGCCCCGATCTCATCGCCCTTGGACGCGAAATGGCTCGCAGAAACAGCTTTCCTGAGCCGACATGCCTAGGCGATATCATTGGGCCATTGAGTGAGGATTCACCTGCCGTCATCAAGTTTGCACACTCTTTGCTCAATTGGTCTATGCGGCCGCAGAAGAACGGAGCATTCCTGCTGGGTCTGGCTCGCGCTTTTCTCGACATGGAAGTGTGGGTGGCTGCAGACGAATCGCTGCTGGCTAAAGAGGGCAGAAACTATCTGTGGCAGGTCATTGAACGAAAGAGGGTAGGATTCGAGGCTTGTTTGGAGGAGCTCGGTTCAGATCCCGCCAAGTCTTGTGAATTTGTTGGCGGTTACGAGTATGGACGGGCAGAGATTGAGAAAATATTGGCGTAA
- a CDS encoding uncharacterized protein (EggNog:ENOG41) has translation MQERIMIKCNNLHWFNMAVVIDPPVLRELATILENVDYFQHPDESDFERCRAFKKDNMGRCTVRVRQEQDQIDSLLSQFRSMTKCVDTKGLHDQMRTFITLTHCKRYHLCEALEAFDTWKRKRKEAISNIRPVTPPRSVTSHNGSFEYDSDTNSMSFSSLERGSPDCDKSTLDSHIEDRMRVLKIATSTRHASTQTGDNGIDEIDREKFERLVGDVHFPKQGKDYNHGKISQTIQKGFSEKRQAGILYVLGHTKIPGLFKIGQSKFPKDVRHNQNCYKTETEDIYATEFPFLGYERAEKLALKILRRKRLLIVECIRCTNTHQEWFLATREEVVSVVELAERWFKMPTYELQDGVYKLTPEADGIRKKMYHFSVLKMKKLMDETYGSNDAFRASPDAASTAAARESGASAERAAARDAERAAERAAEKAVPRILVDEFLDTTIPKRYNTRAKSPAARTGVKGESPLLETEETFAMHQRRSRETTPDGDGNYKLVTELEMTRTICTKISISELSQDSRVYDFSKPVVFGSNGEKERRTEVKVEEVEKL, from the coding sequence ATGCAGGAACGGATTATGATCAAATGCAATAACTTACATTGGTTCAATATGGCAGTCGTAATTGATCCACCAGTGCTTCGAGAACTTGCTACAATACTCGAAAATGTCGATTATTTCCAACATCCTGATGAATCAGACTTCGAAAGATGTCGAGCAttcaaaaaagacaacaTGGGTCGCTGCACAGTTCGCGTGAGGCAAGAGCAGGATCAAATTGATAGTCTTTTGTCTCAATTTCGGAGTATGACAAAATGTGTCGACACCAAAGGCCTGCATGACCAAATGCGAACATTCATTACTCTGACACACTGCAAAAGATATCATCTTTGCGAGGCTCTTGAGGCTTTTGATACATGGAAAAGGAAGCGGAAAGAAGCCATCTCGAATATACGGCCAGTAACTCCACCAAGGAGTGTGACATCACACAATGGTTCTTTCGAATATGACTCCGATACCAATAGCATGTCATTTTCTAGCCTTGAGAGAGGCAGTCCAGATTGTGACAAGTCTACATTGGATTCTCATATTGAAGACAGAATGAGGGTTTTAAAAATCGCTACATCTACGCGCCACGCTAGCACACAGACAGGGGACAATGGCATTGACGAAATCGACAGAGAAAAGTTTGAGAGACTGGTCGGTGATGTTCATTTCCCGAAACAAGGGAAAGATTACAATCATGGAAAAATATCTCAAACGATACAAAAAGGTTTTAGTGAGAAACGACAGGCCGGTATTCTCTATGTCCTTGGGCATACCAAGATACCTGGTTTATTCAAGATTGGACAATCAAAATTCCCTAAAGATGTGAGGCACAACCAAAATTGCTACAAAACTGAGACAGAGGATATTTATGCGACTGAGTTCCCGTTCCTTGGCTATGAGCGGGCTGAGAAACTTGCTCTTAAAATTCTTCGGCGCAAGAGGCTCTTGATTGTCGAATGTATTCGGTGCACAAACACCCATCAAGAGTGGTTCCTGGCAACTAGAGAGGAGGTAGTCAGTGTTGTTGAGCTAGCAGAGCGATGGTTCAAGATGCCCACATACGAACTCCAAGATGGGGTATATAAACTAACTCCAGAGGCAGACGGTATACGCAAGAAGATGTATCACTTTTCTGtgctcaagatgaagaaactTATGGATGAAACCTACGGATCCAACGATGCTTTTCGCGCATCGCCTGATGCCGCAtcgacagctgcagctcgagaATCAGGCGCCTCTGCCGagagagctgctgccagagaTGCTGAAAGAGCTGCTGAAAGAGCTGCTGAAAAAGCAGTCCCGAGAATCTTGGTTGATGAATTTCTCGATACGACAATTCCCAAGAGATACAACACGCGGGCCAAATCTCCCGCGGCAAGAACTGGCGTCAAGGGAGAGAGTCCTTTGTTGGAAACAGAAGAAACATTTGCAATGCATCAGAGACGGTCGAGAGAGACGACGCCTGATGGGGATGGTAATTATAAACTTGTGACGGAGCTTGAGATGACGAGAACTATTTGCACGAAAATCTCGATATCGGAGCTTAGCCAGGACAGTAGAGTTTATGACTTTTCTAAACCTGTTGTCTTTGGTTCcaatggagagaaagagaggcgcACGGAAGTCAAAGTCGAGGAAGTTGAAAAATTATAA